The nucleotide sequence GCTCGCCACGTTCTGGCGCATGCGGTTGCTCAGCCAGCCGGTGGCGGCCAGCTCGCGCATGCCGGCATCCACCCAGGGCACGCCGGTCATTCCGGCCTGCCAGCGTGCAAGCGCATCCGGTATCGCAGCGCACGCCTCGTGCCGCAGCGAGTCTGTACCGGGCCTGCCTGCCAGAAAGACCTGTCTCCCCAGCTGGCGGGTATCCCAATGAAAGTACTCCCGCCACAAGAGCTCGACGCGAATCCAGTCGCTGTCCTTGAACGCTGCCTGTGGGGTCTCGCAGAGCTCAGGCAGTGTCTTCTGGAAAGTGTGCAACCTGTCGAGTATGCGTCGTGGTGAGAGGCACCCCAGCGCCAGCCAGGCAGAGAAACGGGTCGAGAAATCTGCCCCGCTGAGGCGATTGCGGGTGGTCTTGTACTGACCGGCATGTTCAGGACTCAGATAATGCTCGAGTCTCTGCAGCGCTGCGGGCTCACCCCCAAGGAAGGCATGCTCTCCCCGCGGGTCGCTCTGCCAGTCCCTGGCTGCATGGAGTCGTCTGGCGCTGCCCTGCATGCCACGCGGCGCCTGTGCCGGCCAGCTCGGCAGTGCGCAAGGCGCCTCCATCGGAGCGGGCATGGCCTGGATATCCGGATAGGCCTTTTCCAGCTTGCGACGAAAGGCGCTGAAGGTTTCAGGGAGCTCATTGAGCGTGAAGGGCAAGTCGTCCTCGTCCAGGAGCAAGCCGCTATTGACCTGCCGCAGGCGACAGCTGGCGGCCACTGCCTGCTGCTGGCGTCGCTCCACCAGACCTGTGGCGCGTCGCGCGATGACGCCTCGGCACGCATGCTGCCTGGCGAGTTCGGGTATCAGATGCGCAGCGTCACCCTGGAGGATCAGCAGATCACTGCCCAGGGTCTGAAGCCCTGCCTGCAGGGATTCGAGGCTCTCCAGCAGGAAGCGCTGACGTGCAACGCTGAGTGGCTGCAGCCTGGCAGCATCAGGGCTGACACTGCCAATGGGCTGGAAGGTCGTCTCCGGCAGGATGTATACCACCAGCAGATGCGCCGGGTGTTCCTCGAGCGCGGCCTGCCACAGGGAGTTGTCATCGAGACGCAGGTCATCGTCCAGCCAGACAAGCCAGGTATCAGTGCTGGTCATGGTGTGTCTCCCGGGCTGCCTGACGCGCATTGCGTCGACAGCGTTGACTGCAGTGACGTACGTCTTCCCAGCAGTCCTGCCACTTCTTGCGCCATGTGAAGGGGCGCTGACAGGTCTGACACAACTTGCTTGGCAGGTGCGGTTTGCGATGCATGCGGGGACGACTCCATAAAACCAGTACGTTATTTATACCATACTTGTACGAAGTGCGAGTGTCCTGTCGAGAATCTCATGGGGCACAAGGTGGCGCACCTGCTGCCTCCCGCGAGTCTCAGTCGTTGCCTGGCAGCTGATCCA is from Cobetia marina and encodes:
- a CDS encoding DASH family cryptochrome produces the protein MTSTDTWLVWLDDDLRLDDNSLWQAALEEHPAHLLVVYILPETTFQPIGSVSPDAARLQPLSVARQRFLLESLESLQAGLQTLGSDLLILQGDAAHLIPELARQHACRGVIARRATGLVERRQQQAVAASCRLRQVNSGLLLDEDDLPFTLNELPETFSAFRRKLEKAYPDIQAMPAPMEAPCALPSWPAQAPRGMQGSARRLHAARDWQSDPRGEHAFLGGEPAALQRLEHYLSPEHAGQYKTTRNRLSGADFSTRFSAWLALGCLSPRRILDRLHTFQKTLPELCETPQAAFKDSDWIRVELLWREYFHWDTRQLGRQVFLAGRPGTDSLRHEACAAIPDALARWQAGMTGVPWVDAGMRELAATGWLSNRMRQNVASYLIKDLGVDWRLGAAWFEHQLLDHDVASNWGNWRYLAGVGRDPRADRHFNMMKQARQHDPLGHHVTRWIPELETLPAGMQRHAPWIAWSFRVTPGASGGINGTTQSGYPRQPLHLVDAWQPHLSDVTPTRVKPWLSGSFERG
- a CDS encoding DUF2256 domain-containing protein; amino-acid sequence: MHRKPHLPSKLCQTCQRPFTWRKKWQDCWEDVRHCSQRCRRNARQAARETHHDQH